A genome region from Alteripontixanthobacter maritimus includes the following:
- the pyrC gene encoding dihydroorotase: MTALTIRRPDDWHLHLRDGEMLRGVLPYTARQFARAIVMPNLSPPVTTANAALEYRTRIMDALPESADFTPLMTCYLTDQTDADDLAAGFADGVFTAAKLYPAGATTNSAHGVTDIANIRGVLERMAQIGMVLCVHGEVTDADVDVFDREAEFIDRILAPLVRDLPDLKVVFEHITTSQAVEFVKGTSANVAATITPHHLHINRNAMLVGGIQPHAYCLPVAKRELHRLALRAAAVSGSPKFFLGTDSAPHERAAKESACGCAGIFNAPYALESYAEVFAQENALDRLEGFASLHGPAFYGLPVNEARITLRQVDCAVPDMVRAGDAELVPFHAGKTLGWTLDAAAD; this comes from the coding sequence ATGACCGCCCTCACGATCCGCCGCCCCGACGACTGGCACTTGCACCTGCGCGATGGCGAGATGCTGCGCGGCGTGCTTCCGTATACCGCACGCCAATTTGCCCGCGCAATCGTAATGCCCAACCTCTCGCCGCCGGTGACAACCGCGAATGCGGCGCTGGAGTATCGGACGCGAATTATGGACGCCTTGCCAGAGAGTGCGGACTTCACGCCGCTGATGACGTGCTACCTTACAGACCAGACCGATGCGGACGATCTTGCGGCCGGTTTCGCGGACGGCGTATTCACTGCGGCAAAGCTGTACCCGGCCGGTGCGACGACAAATTCGGCGCATGGCGTAACCGACATTGCCAATATTCGCGGCGTGCTGGAGCGGATGGCGCAGATCGGCATGGTTTTGTGCGTGCATGGCGAAGTGACCGACGCGGATGTGGATGTGTTCGACCGCGAGGCGGAATTTATAGACCGCATTCTGGCGCCCCTGGTGCGCGACCTGCCCGACCTGAAAGTGGTGTTCGAACATATCACCACCAGCCAGGCGGTCGAATTCGTGAAAGGCACGAGTGCCAATGTCGCAGCCACGATTACGCCGCACCATTTGCATATCAATCGTAACGCGATGCTGGTGGGCGGTATCCAACCGCACGCGTACTGCCTGCCGGTGGCGAAGCGTGAGTTGCATCGCCTCGCTCTGCGCGCTGCTGCGGTGTCGGGCTCACCCAAATTCTTCCTCGGCACCGACAGCGCGCCGCATGAGCGTGCAGCCAAGGAAAGCGCCTGCGGCTGCGCCGGCATATTCAACGCGCCCTATGCGCTGGAATCCTATGCCGAAGTATTTGCGCAGGAAAACGCGCTGGATCGGCTGGAAGGCTTTGCCTCGCTCCACGGCCCCGCATTTTACGGCCTGCCTGTGAACGAAGCGCGCATCACATTGCGGCAGGTGGATTGCGCGGTACCCGATATGGTGCGGGCTGGCGATGCGGAACTGGTGCCGTTCCATGCCGGGAAAACACTGGGCTGGACGCTGGACGCGGCGGCAGATTAG
- the ygfZ gene encoding CAF17-like 4Fe-4S cluster assembly/insertion protein YgfZ, giving the protein MQASLLSDRAVIRLSPQDAEEDVATFLQGLVTNDVGTADSAGGPVYAALLSAQGKAMFDFIVWPDGKNLLIDCEAELADELVKRLSLYRLRRPITIARDPTLAVHWSIERREGAAPDPRLSELGYRWLAPAQDNTVSADAEWRAHRLATGVPEGRGELGDILWLETNAAELNGVSFTKGCYIGQENTARMNWRQKVNRRLVVVPLDRSEPKRQRAQYPQLGLAVDHLRVTDIPADLQPGWMGQPEIPQD; this is encoded by the coding sequence ATGCAAGCATCCCTTCTGTCCGACCGCGCCGTTATCCGGCTATCCCCACAAGATGCTGAGGAGGACGTGGCGACGTTTTTGCAGGGTTTGGTGACGAACGATGTCGGGACCGCGGATTCAGCTGGCGGTCCTGTCTACGCCGCGTTGCTGAGCGCGCAGGGCAAGGCGATGTTCGATTTTATCGTCTGGCCGGATGGCAAGAATTTGCTGATCGATTGCGAGGCAGAGCTGGCGGACGAGCTGGTCAAGCGCCTGTCGCTATATCGGTTGCGCCGTCCGATTACGATCGCCCGCGATCCCACCTTGGCAGTTCACTGGTCGATCGAGCGCCGGGAAGGTGCCGCGCCCGACCCGCGGCTCTCCGAACTTGGCTATCGCTGGCTCGCACCAGCGCAGGACAACACCGTTTCCGCCGATGCCGAATGGCGCGCGCACCGCCTAGCAACAGGTGTTCCGGAAGGGCGCGGCGAGCTGGGTGATATCCTGTGGCTGGAAACAAACGCCGCAGAATTGAACGGCGTCAGTTTTACAAAGGGCTGCTACATCGGCCAGGAGAACACCGCGCGCATGAACTGGCGGCAAAAGGTCAACCGGCGGCTGGTGGTGGTCCCGCTCGACCGGTCGGAGCCAAAACGACAGCGGGCGCAATATCCGCAGCTCGGTCTGGCAGTCGATCATTTGCGGGTGACAGATATTCCCGCCGACCTGCAACCGGGCTGGATGGGCCAGCCGGAGATTCCGCAGGACTGA
- a CDS encoding TetR/AcrR family transcriptional regulator encodes MATIRRRLTPEASRLAALEAARALLIEAGPQAVTLKAVSARIGRTHANLLHHFGSAAGLQKALAEHLAATVCESIAETVRGAQAGIAQPREIVDLAFDALDKEGGGALVAWMLATGHEDAIEPFVETIHQMVDELHPEEGDHGVDVEAHRATLAVVLMSLGNSLIGDALTKSLRLPDSTARDMAERFVSDSIVQDVAQAVPTA; translated from the coding sequence ATGGCCACTATCCGCAGACGTCTGACCCCGGAGGCATCACGCCTTGCCGCGCTGGAAGCGGCGCGTGCGCTATTGATCGAGGCGGGTCCACAAGCAGTAACTCTCAAGGCTGTGTCGGCGCGTATCGGGCGCACCCACGCCAATTTGCTGCACCATTTCGGGTCTGCCGCCGGTCTGCAAAAGGCGCTGGCCGAACATCTCGCCGCAACCGTGTGCGAATCGATTGCCGAAACCGTGCGTGGTGCGCAGGCTGGCATTGCCCAGCCGCGCGAGATCGTGGATCTGGCGTTCGACGCGCTGGACAAGGAAGGCGGCGGCGCGCTGGTCGCATGGATGCTGGCCACCGGGCATGAGGACGCCATCGAGCCTTTTGTGGAAACCATTCACCAGATGGTGGATGAATTGCATCCCGAGGAGGGTGATCATGGTGTCGACGTGGAAGCGCACCGTGCCACGCTGGCGGTCGTACTAATGTCGCTCGGAAATTCGTTGATCGGGGATGCGCTGACGAAATCGCTCCGCCTGCCAGATTCGACCGCGCGCGACATGGCCGAACGGTTTGTGTCGGATTCCATCGTGCAGGATGTCGCCCAGGCCGTTCCGACAGCCTGA
- a CDS encoding metal-dependent hydrolase, whose product MNAPAKFETETVRDPAFVSPAPSDLTITVRDRRFGRDTAPRRWWVNDDPVATAWFNALSATFPRGEAFFIESVKACRNGAAPQLRDEIRAFVRQEINHTREHVAMNRMASDSGYDIAAIDRRVEDLLAQIKERPAAINLAATMALEHFTAMLGHQLLADPVHLHGAEPEFGDLWRWHAAEEIEHKGVAYDTWLHHTRNWSRFRRWKVKSLMMLIVTTRFVKHRYQDMLDLLAQDGLTSAKWKWRALKYLFGNPGFFRKIAGGWAAYFLPGFHPWNEDDRELIGLYESEFSGAVLAD is encoded by the coding sequence ATGAACGCCCCTGCCAAGTTCGAAACCGAAACCGTCCGAGATCCTGCCTTTGTCAGCCCGGCCCCTTCAGACCTGACGATCACTGTGCGCGACCGCCGGTTCGGGCGCGATACCGCCCCACGCCGCTGGTGGGTGAATGACGATCCGGTTGCGACCGCGTGGTTCAACGCCCTGTCCGCCACCTTCCCCCGTGGCGAAGCGTTCTTCATCGAATCGGTAAAGGCTTGCCGGAATGGCGCTGCACCGCAGTTGCGCGACGAAATTCGTGCTTTCGTGCGGCAGGAAATCAACCATACCCGCGAACACGTCGCCATGAACCGCATGGCCAGCGATAGTGGATACGACATTGCAGCCATCGACAGGCGCGTCGAAGATCTTCTCGCGCAGATCAAGGAACGCCCCGCCGCCATCAACCTGGCGGCCACCATGGCTCTGGAACACTTCACCGCAATGCTGGGCCATCAACTGCTGGCCGATCCGGTACATCTTCATGGCGCGGAGCCGGAGTTCGGTGATCTGTGGCGCTGGCATGCTGCAGAAGAGATCGAGCACAAGGGCGTCGCCTACGATACTTGGCTGCACCATACTCGCAACTGGAGCCGCTTTCGCCGCTGGAAGGTCAAATCGCTCATGATGCTGATCGTCACCACGCGCTTCGTGAAGCATCGTTATCAGGACATGCTCGACCTGCTTGCGCAGGACGGCCTGACCAGTGCGAAATGGAAATGGCGCGCATTGAAATATTTGTTCGGAAATCCCGGCTTTTTCCGCAAGATCGCGGGCGGATGGGCAGCGTATTTCCTTCCCGGCTTCCACCCTTGGAACGAGGATGACCGCGAACTCATTGGCCTTTACGAAAGCGAGTTTTCCGGCGCAGTCCTGGCTGACTGA
- a CDS encoding GNAT family N-acetyltransferase, whose amino-acid sequence MFHRTRRMLMRPPWPEDSRALHAGIADEAIVRNLATAPWPYLHEHAREFLQLPVEPGLPRFLLFEPNASGTRLVGSVGLGEHEGDVELGYWIARAHWGHGFATEAVLALLQIARTLGHTRLIASHFGDNPASGAVLRKAGFKPTGTSSMRYSKARGAEADGRDFTIDLTRTDIFCCESERRAA is encoded by the coding sequence ATGTTTCACCGTACCCGGCGCATGTTGATGCGCCCGCCCTGGCCCGAAGACTCGCGCGCGCTCCATGCCGGCATTGCCGACGAAGCAATCGTGCGCAATCTGGCGACCGCGCCGTGGCCCTATCTTCACGAGCACGCGCGGGAATTTCTGCAATTGCCGGTCGAGCCAGGTCTTCCACGCTTTTTGCTGTTCGAACCGAACGCGTCCGGCACACGGCTGGTAGGTAGCGTCGGGTTGGGCGAACATGAAGGCGATGTGGAGCTGGGCTACTGGATTGCCCGCGCGCATTGGGGGCACGGGTTTGCCACCGAAGCGGTGCTGGCATTGTTGCAAATCGCCCGGACGCTCGGTCACACGCGCCTGATCGCGAGCCATTTCGGGGACAATCCGGCATCGGGCGCGGTTTTGCGCAAGGCCGGGTTCAAACCGACCGGCACATCTTCGATGCGTTATAGCAAGGCACGTGGAGCGGAGGCGGACGGCCGCGACTTCACCATCGACCTGACCCGCACCGACATCTTTTGCTGCGAATCGGAGCGCCGGGCGGCTTAA
- the rpmA gene encoding 50S ribosomal protein L27: MAHKKAGGSSRNGRDSAGRRLGVKKFGSENVIAGNIIVRQRGTKFYPGSNVGMGKDHTLFALNDGVVRFHKGRQDRKYVSVDMLAEAAE, from the coding sequence ATGGCACATAAAAAAGCAGGCGGTTCATCGCGTAACGGTCGCGATTCGGCAGGCCGGCGCCTTGGCGTCAAAAAATTCGGCAGCGAGAACGTGATCGCGGGCAACATTATCGTGCGCCAGCGCGGTACCAAGTTCTATCCGGGCAGCAATGTCGGGATGGGCAAGGACCACACGCTGTTCGCCCTGAATGACGGCGTGGTACGATTCCACAAGGGCCGCCAGGACCGCAAATACGTCTCGGTCGACATGCTGGCGGAAGCCGCAGAATAA
- the rplU gene encoding 50S ribosomal protein L21, translated as MFAIVRTGGKQYRVAAGDKLAVEKMAGEAGDTVTLGDVLLAGEGDTMEDAAKVSVSAEIIAQAKSEKVIVFKKKRRHNYRRKQGHRQQLTLLRILSVGDDKKAAPKKAATKTADDTKADAPKKDVGTKAPAKSAATDAATKKADKPVAKQAAPKKTAGENASGTSDSAPKKKAPAKKAEPKKTDKK; from the coding sequence ATGTTCGCAATCGTGCGTACGGGCGGCAAACAATATCGGGTTGCTGCCGGAGACAAATTGGCTGTCGAGAAGATGGCTGGCGAAGCCGGTGACACCGTGACGCTGGGCGATGTCCTGCTGGCCGGTGAAGGCGATACGATGGAGGACGCGGCCAAGGTCAGCGTTTCCGCCGAGATCATCGCTCAGGCGAAAAGCGAAAAGGTGATCGTCTTCAAGAAGAAGCGTCGTCACAACTATCGCCGGAAGCAGGGCCATCGCCAGCAGCTGACGTTGTTGCGGATACTTTCGGTCGGTGACGACAAGAAGGCTGCACCGAAAAAGGCCGCGACCAAGACGGCGGATGATACCAAGGCCGATGCGCCCAAGAAGGATGTTGGCACGAAGGCCCCGGCCAAGAGTGCTGCGACCGACGCTGCGACCAAGAAGGCTGACAAGCCGGTCGCGAAGCAAGCTGCGCCGAAAAAGACTGCTGGCGAAAACGCTTCGGGTACCAGCGATTCGGCGCCTAAGAAAAAGGCTCCTGCCAAGAAGGCAGAGCCCAAGAAGACCGACAAGAAGTAA
- a CDS encoding molybdenum cofactor biosynthesis protein MoaE, which translates to MKIARPADVRLLGSGFSVGEALAAFNAAHPGAGGIASFCGKVRSDAGTKALELTHYDPLTLPVMQELAHAALSRWTLAGLLCWHRVGVMQPGAPIVLVAAAAAHRRAAFEATDYLMDHLKSAAWFWKRERRSDGWHWIQPRDQDHSDLARWAADPT; encoded by the coding sequence GTGAAAATTGCCCGTCCGGCCGATGTCCGTTTGCTCGGCTCCGGCTTTTCCGTGGGCGAGGCGCTGGCCGCCTTCAACGCGGCACATCCCGGCGCGGGCGGTATCGCCAGTTTTTGCGGTAAGGTGCGATCCGATGCGGGCACGAAAGCGCTTGAGCTCACGCATTATGACCCCCTGACATTGCCTGTCATGCAAGAGCTGGCGCATGCGGCGCTGTCCCGCTGGACGTTGGCTGGACTGTTGTGCTGGCACCGGGTCGGCGTGATGCAGCCGGGCGCGCCGATCGTGCTGGTAGCTGCCGCTGCCGCGCATCGCCGGGCCGCATTCGAAGCGACCGATTACCTGATGGACCATTTGAAAAGCGCCGCCTGGTTCTGGAAGCGCGAACGCCGCAGCGATGGCTGGCACTGGATCCAACCGCGCGATCAAGACCACTCCGATCTCGCGCGGTGGGCGGCGGACCCTACCTGA
- a CDS encoding MoaD/ThiS family protein: MAITILFLGPLRDLATSDSIAVDAPLDWAGLIAAVPDAVASELRGERVNIACAGRVLADKTTLAAVDGDEIALLPPVSGG; the protein is encoded by the coding sequence ATGGCGATAACGATCCTGTTCCTGGGCCCCTTGCGCGATCTGGCAACGTCTGATTCTATTGCCGTAGATGCGCCGCTGGACTGGGCAGGGCTGATCGCCGCTGTCCCCGATGCAGTTGCAAGCGAATTGCGTGGCGAGCGTGTGAACATTGCCTGCGCCGGGCGGGTGCTGGCCGACAAAACCACTCTGGCAGCCGTGGACGGTGATGAAATTGCGCTGCTCCCCCCCGTAAGCGGTGGCTGA
- the moaA gene encoding GTP 3',8-cyclase MoaA, with translation MTALASSLAPLVDGFAREITYLRMSVTDRCDLRCTYCMPERMQFLPRAEVLTLEELYQLALGFMARGVRTIRLTGGEPLVRRDVMDMVRALGRRLGNGLDELTLTTNGTQLGTHAEALAAAGVRRVNVSLDTRDPALFRKLTRRDALSQVLNGIAAAKAAGLRVKLNTVALKGLNEVELPDLIAWAHGEGHDCTLIEVMPLGEVDGDRIDHYLPLDAVKERLDQRWTLTPSGHRSAGPARYWNVAETGGRLGLITPLTDNFCAGCNRIRVTATGQLYPCLGGGERVDLRAAMRSADPETELADGLETAMRIKPARHNFAIRAPGEAPAQPRHMSVTGG, from the coding sequence ATGACCGCGCTCGCTTCCTCCCTTGCCCCCCTGGTTGATGGCTTCGCGCGCGAAATCACCTATCTCAGGATGTCGGTGACGGATCGCTGCGACCTTCGCTGCACCTATTGCATGCCCGAACGAATGCAGTTCCTGCCGCGTGCCGAAGTGCTGACGCTGGAAGAGCTGTACCAACTGGCGCTGGGCTTCATGGCGCGCGGCGTCCGTACCATCCGATTGACCGGTGGCGAGCCCCTCGTGCGGCGCGATGTGATGGATATGGTTCGCGCGCTGGGCCGCCGACTTGGTAACGGCCTCGACGAGTTGACGCTGACTACCAACGGCACGCAATTGGGAACCCACGCAGAGGCTCTGGCGGCGGCCGGTGTGCGGCGCGTGAACGTCTCGCTCGATACCCGCGATCCGGCGCTGTTCCGGAAGCTTACGCGGCGAGACGCTTTGTCCCAGGTGCTGAACGGTATCGCCGCGGCAAAGGCTGCAGGGTTGCGGGTCAAACTGAACACGGTCGCGCTGAAAGGTCTGAACGAGGTGGAGTTGCCCGACCTTATCGCCTGGGCGCATGGCGAAGGGCACGATTGCACCCTGATCGAGGTCATGCCGCTGGGCGAAGTCGATGGCGACCGGATTGATCATTATCTGCCGCTCGATGCGGTCAAGGAAAGGCTGGACCAGCGCTGGACCCTGACCCCGTCGGGCCATCGCAGCGCCGGGCCGGCGCGTTACTGGAATGTGGCGGAAACGGGCGGCAGGCTGGGGCTAATTACACCGCTGACCGACAATTTCTGCGCCGGTTGCAACCGCATTCGCGTGACTGCGACTGGCCAGCTTTACCCCTGTCTCGGCGGGGGGGAGCGAGTCGATCTGCGCGCCGCAATGCGCTCTGCCGACCCCGAAACCGAACTGGCAGACGGACTGGAAACGGCCATGCGGATCAAACCCGCGCGGCACAATTTTGCCATTCGCGCGCCTGGCGAAGCGCCGGCGCAGCCGCGCCACATGTCGGTCACCGGCGGTTAG
- a CDS encoding Rossmann fold domain-containing protein, producing MASAGIQRIDVGALPAAPLDAAAMFQNDWLAAIRQATERADCIIVLGVADHTHRNWRVAMVRGLAREAAPRRVNIVAGNEQDAVDAALAYLASAPGITGQLLDVDGDGKTAAGIQAA from the coding sequence ATGGCATCCGCCGGGATCCAGCGGATAGATGTGGGCGCGCTGCCCGCCGCCCCGCTGGACGCGGCAGCGATGTTCCAGAACGATTGGCTGGCCGCAATCCGGCAGGCAACGGAAAGAGCCGACTGCATCATCGTGCTAGGCGTGGCGGATCATACGCACCGCAATTGGCGGGTCGCAATGGTACGCGGCCTGGCCCGCGAGGCAGCACCCCGGCGGGTCAATATTGTCGCCGGTAACGAACAGGATGCGGTGGACGCCGCGCTTGCATATCTTGCCTCCGCGCCGGGGATCACTGGACAGCTGCTGGACGTGGATGGCGACGGCAAGACGGCTGCGGGAATACAGGCAGCATGA
- a CDS encoding dihydroneopterin aldolase: MADTLILEVADLETDILTGIYSEETGKAQPLRISIVAELKPDAQYTPDTPLDRSKNYMDLKFAATEALPEGVHFKLIEAVADHICDTLFAQDVRVLAVTVRIVKLAIAEANEKIGITLRRERR; the protein is encoded by the coding sequence ATGGCCGATACCCTAATCCTCGAAGTCGCCGACCTGGAAACCGATATCCTGACGGGTATCTATTCGGAGGAGACCGGCAAGGCGCAGCCTCTGCGTATTTCGATTGTTGCCGAACTGAAGCCCGACGCACAATACACACCCGATACGCCGCTCGATCGCAGCAAGAATTACATGGACCTGAAATTCGCCGCGACCGAAGCCTTGCCGGAAGGCGTGCATTTCAAGCTGATCGAGGCGGTGGCCGACCATATCTGCGACACGCTGTTTGCGCAGGACGTGCGCGTGCTCGCTGTCACAGTGCGGATCGTGAAGCTGGCTATTGCTGAAGCGAATGAAAAAATCGGCATCACCCTACGGCGCGAGCGGCGCTGA
- a CDS encoding class I SAM-dependent methyltransferase, giving the protein MVRLASQPLLMTGTGWADYGLVDSGHGRKLERYGRYRFIRPEPQAMWAPRLPAEAWEAHGEFVPGSDEDGGGRWQHAQGVPDDGWSLHWKDGVRFTAQCTPFRHLDFFPDMAPVWDWMGEQLEGRDDASTLNLFGYTGVGSLALSRYGPVTHVDASKKSVAQARENAAMSDLEDKPIRWLVDDATKFAAREVRREKRYDGIILDPPKFGRGPNGEIWRLEEGLPGLIADCRALLDEDSRFLFLTVYAVRISSLALAGLLAEHFADLPGTIEHGDLAVAEDADGADAASRLLPTAIFARWRAR; this is encoded by the coding sequence ATGGTCCGCCTTGCCAGCCAGCCATTGCTGATGACCGGCACCGGGTGGGCGGATTATGGCCTTGTCGATAGCGGGCATGGGCGAAAACTTGAACGCTACGGCCGATACCGCTTCATCCGACCCGAACCCCAGGCGATGTGGGCCCCGCGCCTGCCAGCCGAGGCGTGGGAGGCGCATGGGGAGTTCGTGCCCGGTTCGGACGAGGATGGCGGCGGGCGCTGGCAACATGCGCAAGGCGTGCCGGACGATGGCTGGTCGCTGCACTGGAAGGACGGTGTGCGCTTCACCGCGCAATGCACGCCCTTCCGCCACCTCGACTTCTTCCCCGATATGGCGCCTGTGTGGGACTGGATGGGCGAACAGCTCGAAGGTCGTGACGATGCATCGACACTCAATCTGTTCGGTTACACCGGCGTGGGATCGCTTGCTCTGTCGCGTTATGGCCCGGTCACGCATGTCGATGCGTCGAAGAAATCCGTGGCGCAGGCCCGCGAAAATGCAGCGATGTCGGATTTGGAAGACAAGCCAATCCGCTGGCTCGTCGATGATGCGACGAAATTTGCAGCGCGCGAAGTGCGGCGCGAAAAACGCTATGATGGGATCATTCTAGACCCGCCGAAATTCGGACGCGGCCCCAATGGCGAAATCTGGCGGCTGGAAGAAGGGCTGCCCGGCCTGATTGCCGATTGCCGCGCGCTGCTGGACGAAGATAGCCGGTTTCTGTTCCTTACGGTGTATGCCGTGCGAATATCCAGCCTGGCGCTGGCGGGATTGCTGGCGGAACATTTTGCCGACCTTCCCGGTACCATCGAACATGGCGATCTGGCGGTGGCGGAGGATGCGGACGGCGCGGACGCTGCTTCGCGTCTGCTTCCCACAGCAATCTTCGCACGGTGGCGGGCGCGCTAG
- the thrC gene encoding threonine synthase, which translates to MQYVSTRGTAPVLDFEGVTLAGLASDGGLYLPQEWPRFSESEIAAMAGLPYAELAARIMTPFVAGSLSPDELQDLCDRAYGRFSHDAVTPLVQLDQQHWLLELFHGPTLAFKDVALQLLGRLFETFLKRSDDHLTIVGATSGDTGSAAIDAVAGRERIDIFMLHPKGRVSDVQRRQMTTMRAPNVHNIAVEDASFDDAQAMVKRMFRDPAMNTRFHIGAVNSINWARLMAQVVYYFAAAMQLGAPQRKVAFSVPTGNFGDVFAGYVAAKMGLPVERLIVATNVNDILHRALANGDYSAGDVTPTASPSMDIQVSSNFERLLFDCGGRDGTALARQMDGFELERAMRLTDAQRTGASGLLTSARADADAMSGAMRWAHDRAGQVIDPHTAIGLHAARAAEGIAPDIPVVTLATAHPAKFRDAVERALGTRPSLPARMGDLFGREEFCTDLPGEYDAVAAFVADRATAASPAT; encoded by the coding sequence ATGCAATACGTATCGACCCGCGGCACCGCGCCAGTTCTCGACTTCGAAGGTGTCACTCTAGCCGGCCTTGCCAGCGATGGCGGACTGTATCTGCCGCAGGAATGGCCGCGCTTTTCCGAAAGCGAAATCGCCGCGATGGCAGGGCTGCCTTATGCGGAGCTTGCCGCGCGGATCATGACACCATTCGTGGCGGGCAGTTTGTCACCAGACGAGCTGCAGGATCTGTGCGACCGCGCTTACGGACGCTTCAGCCATGATGCGGTGACGCCGCTGGTTCAGCTCGACCAGCAGCACTGGTTGCTCGAACTGTTTCATGGGCCGACGCTGGCGTTCAAGGATGTGGCACTGCAGCTGCTTGGTCGGCTGTTTGAAACCTTCCTCAAACGCTCGGACGATCATCTCACCATCGTCGGCGCGACCAGCGGCGATACCGGGAGCGCGGCGATCGATGCGGTGGCCGGGCGGGAGCGGATCGATATCTTCATGCTCCACCCGAAGGGCCGGGTGAGCGACGTTCAGCGCCGCCAGATGACCACCATGCGCGCGCCAAACGTGCACAACATCGCGGTCGAAGATGCCAGTTTCGACGATGCCCAGGCCATGGTGAAGCGAATGTTCCGCGATCCAGCGATGAATACACGCTTCCATATCGGGGCGGTCAATTCGATCAACTGGGCGCGGTTGATGGCGCAGGTGGTGTATTACTTCGCCGCCGCCATGCAATTGGGTGCGCCGCAGCGAAAGGTGGCGTTTTCCGTACCGACCGGTAATTTCGGTGACGTGTTTGCAGGCTATGTCGCGGCGAAGATGGGCCTGCCGGTGGAGCGGCTGATCGTGGCCACCAACGTCAACGATATCCTCCACCGCGCGCTGGCGAATGGTGATTACAGCGCGGGCGATGTTACGCCCACCGCCTCGCCCAGCATGGATATCCAGGTGAGTTCCAATTTCGAACGGCTGCTGTTCGATTGCGGCGGGCGCGATGGGACAGCGCTGGCCCGGCAGATGGACGGGTTCGAACTGGAGCGCGCCATGCGACTTACGGACGCGCAGCGTACCGGCGCGTCGGGCCTGCTGACCAGCGCACGCGCAGATGCGGATGCCATGTCCGGGGCCATGCGCTGGGCGCACGACCGCGCTGGACAGGTGATCGACCCGCATACTGCTATCGGCCTCCATGCCGCCCGCGCGGCAGAGGGAATCGCGCCCGACATACCGGTAGTCACGCTGGCGACCGCGCATCCAGCCAAGTTCCGCGATGCGGTGGAGCGCGCCCTTGGCACCAGACCAAGCCTGCCCGCGCGCATGGGCGATCTGTTCGGGCGCGAGGAGTTTTGCACCGACCTTCCCGGCGAATATGATGCGGTGGCGGCATTCGTGGCGGACCGCGCCACTGCCGCCTCGCCTGCGACCTGA
- a CDS encoding SURF1 family protein: MNRLPIIPTIVVAAAVATMIALGFWQLGRADEKEAMIARYEAALVSGAQVPFPAAGGGVAREEDLFHPTTFDCMRVMGREAIAGRSARGQSGLAHIARCETGRGAADVKLGWSRNPVFEGWDGGTVTGLVTAGGRDGARVQLAEPAPGLEPLAVPDPADVPNNHLAYAVQWFLFALTALVIYWLAIRRRHRASREQQ; encoded by the coding sequence ATGAACCGGCTTCCGATAATACCCACCATCGTAGTTGCAGCGGCAGTCGCGACGATGATTGCGCTCGGTTTCTGGCAGCTTGGCCGCGCGGATGAGAAAGAAGCGATGATTGCCCGGTACGAAGCGGCACTGGTCAGTGGCGCGCAGGTGCCGTTTCCTGCCGCTGGCGGCGGCGTAGCCCGGGAAGAAGACCTGTTCCACCCGACCACCTTCGACTGCATGCGAGTAATGGGCCGCGAAGCAATCGCCGGGCGCAGTGCTCGTGGACAATCTGGCTTGGCGCATATCGCTCGGTGCGAAACCGGCCGCGGCGCGGCGGATGTGAAACTGGGATGGTCGCGCAATCCAGTGTTCGAGGGATGGGACGGCGGTACCGTGACCGGACTTGTAACGGCGGGTGGCCGCGATGGCGCGCGTGTGCAATTGGCAGAGCCTGCGCCCGGGCTCGAACCGCTTGCCGTGCCCGACCCCGCTGACGTTCCGAACAACCATCTTGCCTACGCCGTCCAGTGGTTCCTGTTCGCCCTGACCGCGCTGGTCATCTACTGGCTGGCGATCCGGCGGCGACACAGGGCTTCACGAGAGCAGCAATAG